One genomic segment of Mycolicibacterium chubuense NBB4 includes these proteins:
- a CDS encoding leucyl aminopeptidase — protein sequence MPVSPVSTAAGYPSPAVTVASALPKRTVDSSVLVVPVVSSGDDDGRATVVANPYLDAEAVGEIEVALEALGAKGGSEQLTRVLVPSLPVNSVLAVGLGKDRDEWPAETIRRAAGVAARSLSGVQTVITTLSDVNLEATIEGLILGSYRFTEFRSEKTAPKDEGLRRITALTPDTKSATKDAAARAEAVATAVATARDFVNTPPSHLYPDEFSKRAKALGEAAGLDVEILDDKALLKGGYGGIIGVGKGSSRPPRLVRLAHRGGKGRKSKTVALVGKGITFDTGGISIKPAANMHHMTSDMGGAAAVIATVVLAARRQLPIDVIATVPMAENMPSATAQRPGDVLTQYGGVTVEVLNTDAEGRLILADAIVRACEDRPDYLIETSTLTGAQTVALGSRTPGVMGSEEFRDRVAEISQAVGENAWAMPLPDELKDDLKSTVADLANVSGSRYAGMLVAGTFLREFVADGVEWAHIDIAGPAYNSGGPWGYNPKGGTGVPTRTMFAVLEDIAAAS from the coding sequence ATGCCCGTGAGCCCCGTCAGCACCGCAGCCGGTTACCCGTCCCCCGCCGTCACCGTCGCCAGCGCGCTGCCCAAGCGCACGGTCGACTCCTCCGTCCTGGTCGTGCCCGTCGTCAGCTCGGGTGACGACGACGGCAGAGCGACGGTGGTCGCCAACCCGTATCTGGATGCCGAGGCGGTCGGCGAGATCGAGGTCGCGCTCGAGGCGCTCGGCGCCAAGGGCGGGTCCGAACAGCTGACCCGCGTGCTGGTGCCTTCGCTGCCCGTGAACAGCGTGCTCGCAGTCGGGCTCGGCAAGGACCGCGACGAGTGGCCCGCCGAGACGATCCGGCGCGCGGCCGGCGTCGCGGCGCGCTCGCTGTCGGGGGTCCAGACGGTCATCACCACGCTGTCCGACGTCAACCTCGAGGCGACGATCGAAGGGTTGATTCTCGGGTCGTACCGGTTCACCGAGTTCCGCAGCGAGAAGACGGCACCCAAGGACGAGGGTCTGCGCCGGATCACCGCGCTGACGCCGGACACGAAGTCGGCCACGAAGGACGCGGCGGCCCGCGCCGAGGCGGTCGCGACCGCAGTGGCCACCGCCCGCGACTTCGTCAATACGCCGCCCAGCCACCTCTATCCCGATGAATTCTCCAAGCGGGCAAAGGCTTTGGGCGAGGCGGCCGGGCTCGACGTCGAAATCCTGGACGACAAGGCCCTTCTCAAGGGGGGCTATGGCGGGATCATCGGGGTCGGCAAGGGCTCGTCGCGGCCGCCGCGGCTGGTGCGCCTGGCGCACCGCGGGGGCAAGGGGCGCAAGTCCAAGACCGTCGCACTGGTCGGCAAGGGCATCACGTTCGACACCGGCGGCATCTCGATCAAGCCGGCGGCCAACATGCATCACATGACGTCCGACATGGGCGGTGCGGCGGCCGTCATCGCCACGGTCGTGCTGGCTGCCCGCCGGCAGCTGCCGATCGACGTGATCGCGACGGTGCCGATGGCGGAGAACATGCCGTCGGCTACCGCGCAGCGTCCCGGCGACGTGCTGACCCAGTACGGCGGTGTCACCGTCGAGGTACTCAACACCGACGCCGAGGGCCGGCTGATCCTGGCCGATGCGATCGTGCGGGCGTGCGAGGACCGGCCCGACTACCTGATCGAGACGTCGACGCTGACGGGCGCGCAGACCGTCGCGCTGGGCTCGCGCACCCCCGGCGTGATGGGCAGCGAGGAGTTCCGCGACCGGGTGGCGGAGATCTCGCAGGCGGTGGGCGAGAACGCCTGGGCGATGCCGCTTCCCGACGAGTTGAAGGACGACCTCAAGTCGACGGTGGCCGACCTCGCCAACGTGAGCGGCTCGCGGTACGCGGGGATGCTGGTGGCCGGCACGTTCCTGCGCGAGTTCGTCGCCGACGGCGTGGAGTGGGCACACATCGACATCGCCGGGCCCGCGTACAACTCGGGCGGCCCGTGGGGCTACAACCCGAAGGGCGGCACCGGGGTGCCGACGCGGACGATGTTCGCGGTGCTGGAGGACATCGCCGCGGCGAGCTGA
- a CDS encoding SDR family oxidoreductase, which translates to MVQSSDGVQIAVFEEGDRGGPTVVLVHGHSDTHLVWDPVVAELAGTYRVVRYDTRGSGDSTVPKHLSSYRVERFGDDFAAVVDGLSADGAVHVLAHGWGSTGVWEYLTRAGAAARVASFTSVSGPGLHHVRDYLGDALSRPQRPRRFAQGLGQLARLAAAAPRSVPLKVCRANLSRGHDTFTPVDVPVQLIVGTQDAYLTPRLFDEMTGSVPRLWRRDIRAGHRLPTTHPQVLARAVRQLADHLGGAPAARELLRAHVGRERRTFGDTLVSVTGAGSGIGRETALAFAREGAEIVVSDIDAAGLDETVRRLEAGGAPAHRYVVDVSDAGAVEAFAEQVCARHGVPDVVVNNAGVGHAGFFLDTPAEEFDRVLDINFGGVVNGCRSFGKRLVERGTGGHIVNVASMASYTPVNVMNAYCTSKAAVFMFSDCLRAELDAAGIGLTTICPGVIGTNIVDTTRFSLPEARSSDAETVRGRAKKGFAVRRYGPEKVAKAIVAAVKSNKPVRPVTPEAYAVYGVSHALPQVMRSTARGGNIL; encoded by the coding sequence ATGGTGCAGAGCAGCGACGGGGTGCAGATCGCCGTCTTCGAAGAGGGCGATCGCGGCGGACCGACCGTCGTACTGGTGCACGGACATTCCGACACCCACCTCGTGTGGGACCCCGTCGTGGCGGAGCTCGCCGGCACGTACCGCGTCGTCCGCTATGACACTCGAGGGTCGGGCGATTCGACTGTGCCGAAACACCTTTCGTCGTATCGGGTGGAGAGGTTCGGAGACGATTTCGCCGCCGTCGTCGACGGGCTGTCGGCCGACGGGGCGGTGCACGTGCTGGCTCACGGCTGGGGTTCGACCGGCGTGTGGGAGTACCTGACGCGGGCAGGCGCGGCCGCGCGGGTCGCATCGTTCACGTCGGTGTCCGGGCCCGGGCTTCACCACGTGCGGGATTACCTCGGTGACGCGCTGAGCCGCCCGCAGCGACCCCGGCGCTTCGCGCAGGGGCTCGGCCAGCTCGCCCGGCTGGCGGCGGCCGCCCCGCGCTCGGTGCCACTGAAGGTGTGCCGCGCCAACCTGTCCCGTGGCCACGACACCTTCACCCCCGTGGACGTGCCGGTGCAACTGATCGTCGGCACGCAGGACGCATACCTGACGCCGCGACTCTTCGACGAGATGACGGGCTCGGTGCCGCGTCTGTGGCGCCGCGACATCCGGGCGGGCCATCGCCTGCCCACCACGCATCCGCAGGTGCTGGCTCGCGCGGTCCGCCAGCTCGCGGACCATCTCGGCGGGGCCCCGGCCGCGCGCGAGCTGCTGCGGGCGCACGTGGGCCGGGAACGGCGGACGTTCGGCGACACCCTGGTGTCGGTGACCGGCGCCGGCAGCGGGATCGGCAGGGAGACGGCCCTCGCATTCGCCCGGGAGGGCGCCGAGATCGTCGTCAGCGACATCGACGCGGCCGGGCTCGACGAGACGGTGCGACGACTCGAGGCCGGCGGCGCGCCGGCGCACCGCTACGTCGTCGACGTCTCCGATGCCGGCGCCGTCGAGGCCTTCGCCGAGCAGGTCTGCGCTCGGCACGGGGTTCCCGACGTCGTGGTCAACAACGCCGGCGTCGGGCATGCGGGCTTCTTCCTCGACACGCCGGCCGAAGAGTTCGACCGGGTGCTCGACATCAACTTCGGCGGCGTCGTCAACGGGTGCCGGTCGTTCGGCAAGCGCCTCGTCGAGCGCGGCACCGGTGGGCACATCGTCAACGTCGCCTCGATGGCGTCGTACACGCCGGTCAACGTGATGAACGCCTACTGCACATCGAAGGCCGCCGTCTTCATGTTCTCCGATTGCCTGCGGGCCGAACTGGACGCGGCCGGTATCGGGCTGACCACCATCTGCCCGGGCGTGATCGGCACGAACATCGTCGACACCACGCGGTTCTCGCTACCCGAGGCGCGTAGTTCCGACGCGGAGACCGTGCGGGGGAGGGCGAAAAAGGGGTTTGCGGTGCGCCGATACGGGCCGGAGAAAGTTGCGAAGGCCATCGTCGCCGCGGTCAAGTCCAACAAGCCGGTGCGGCCGGTCACGCCCGAGGCGTACGCCGTCTACGGGGTTTCCCACGCGCTGCCGCAGGTCATGCGCAGCACGGCGCGTGGCGGCAACATCCTCTGA
- the gcvT gene encoding glycine cleavage system aminomethyltransferase GcvT has translation MWLAVTDKLLAGPLENRHRELGASFAEFGGWLMPVSYAGTVAEHTATRTTVGLFDVSHLGKALVKGPGAAEYVNAAFTNDLRRIGPGKAQYTLCCTDSGGVIDDLIAYYVSDDEIFLVPNAANTAAVVAALQERAPEGLTITDEHRSRAVLAVQGPKSADVVGGLGLPTDMDYMGYADAVYDGVDVRVCRTGYTGEHGYELLPSWDQAAVVFDALVDAVAAAGGEPAGLGARDTLRTEMGYPLHGHELSLDISPLQARCGWAIGWKKDAFWGREALLAEKEAGPRRTLRGLRAVGRGVLRPELTVLDGEQAIGVTTSGTFSPTLKVGIALALIDTAAEIADGAHVAVDVRGRNVECEVVKPPFVDTRTR, from the coding sequence GTGTGGTTGGCCGTGACTGACAAGCTGCTGGCCGGCCCCCTGGAGAACCGCCACCGCGAGCTCGGCGCGAGCTTCGCCGAGTTCGGCGGCTGGCTGATGCCGGTGTCCTACGCGGGCACCGTCGCCGAGCACACCGCCACCCGCACGACGGTCGGCCTGTTCGACGTCAGCCACCTGGGCAAGGCGCTGGTGAAGGGTCCCGGCGCAGCGGAGTACGTCAACGCCGCGTTCACCAACGACCTGCGCCGCATCGGCCCCGGCAAGGCCCAGTACACGCTGTGCTGCACCGACTCCGGCGGCGTGATCGACGACTTGATCGCCTACTACGTCTCCGACGACGAGATCTTCCTGGTGCCGAACGCGGCGAACACCGCGGCCGTCGTCGCGGCGCTGCAGGAGCGTGCGCCCGAGGGCCTGACCATCACCGACGAGCACCGCTCGCGTGCCGTGCTCGCCGTTCAGGGGCCCAAGTCCGCCGACGTGGTCGGCGGACTCGGGTTGCCCACCGACATGGATTACATGGGATACGCCGACGCGGTGTACGACGGCGTCGACGTCCGGGTGTGCCGCACCGGGTACACGGGCGAGCACGGCTATGAGCTGCTGCCCTCGTGGGATCAGGCGGCGGTGGTGTTCGACGCGCTCGTCGACGCCGTCGCCGCCGCCGGTGGGGAACCGGCGGGGCTCGGCGCGCGCGACACGCTGCGCACCGAGATGGGCTATCCGCTGCACGGCCACGAGCTGTCACTCGACATCTCGCCGCTGCAGGCGCGGTGCGGCTGGGCCATCGGATGGAAGAAGGACGCGTTCTGGGGACGTGAGGCCCTGCTGGCGGAGAAAGAGGCCGGGCCGCGCCGCACGCTGCGCGGGTTGCGAGCCGTCGGGCGCGGTGTATTGCGCCCCGAGCTCACCGTGCTCGACGGCGAGCAGGCGATCGGTGTCACGACGTCGGGAACATTCTCTCCCACACTGAAAGTCGGCATTGCACTGGCGCTGATCGACACCGCAGCCGAGATCGCCGACGGTGCGCACGTCGCCGTCGACGTGCGCGGCCGCAACGTCGAATGCGAAGTGGTGAAGCCCCCGTTCGTCGACACGCGTACCCGCTGA
- a CDS encoding branched-chain amino acid aminotransferase yields the protein MTEGLEFTVDRTANPASDEVRAAILADPGFGKFHTDHMVSIEYSAEAGWHDARVLPYGPIELDPSAIVLHYAQEVFEGLKAYRWADGSIVSFRPEANAARLRTSARRLAIPELPQELFVESLRQLIAVDEAWVPPAGGEESLYLRPFIIATEPGLGVRPANEYRYIVIASPAGAYFPRGIKPVSVWLSHEYVRASPGGTGAAKFGGNYAASLLAQAEAADHGCDQVVWLDAIERRYVEEMGGMNLFFVFGSGGSARLVTPELSGSLLPGITRNSLLQLATDAGFTVEERKIDVDEWQKKAAAGEITEVFACGTAAVITPVSHVKHTDGEFTIADGEPGEITMALRDTLTGIQRGTFADTHGWMARLS from the coding sequence ATGACTGAAGGCCTCGAGTTCACCGTCGATCGCACCGCGAATCCGGCGAGCGACGAGGTACGCGCTGCGATCCTGGCCGATCCGGGCTTCGGCAAGTTCCACACCGACCACATGGTGTCCATCGAGTACTCCGCCGAGGCGGGGTGGCACGACGCCCGCGTCCTGCCCTACGGCCCGATCGAGCTCGACCCGTCGGCGATCGTGCTGCACTACGCGCAGGAGGTCTTCGAAGGCCTGAAGGCCTACCGCTGGGCCGACGGATCCATCGTGTCCTTCCGTCCGGAGGCCAACGCCGCCCGTCTGCGGACTTCGGCCCGCCGGCTGGCCATCCCCGAACTGCCGCAGGAACTGTTCGTCGAGTCGCTGCGGCAGTTGATCGCCGTCGACGAGGCCTGGGTGCCGCCCGCCGGTGGCGAGGAGTCGCTGTATCTGCGGCCGTTCATCATCGCCACCGAGCCGGGCCTGGGGGTGCGCCCGGCCAACGAGTACCGCTACATCGTCATCGCCTCTCCGGCCGGCGCCTACTTCCCGCGCGGGATCAAGCCGGTCAGCGTGTGGCTGTCGCACGAGTACGTGCGCGCCTCACCGGGCGGCACCGGCGCGGCCAAGTTCGGCGGCAACTACGCCGCCTCGCTGCTCGCGCAGGCCGAAGCCGCGGACCACGGATGCGACCAGGTGGTCTGGCTCGACGCCATCGAGCGCCGCTACGTCGAGGAGATGGGCGGCATGAACCTGTTCTTCGTGTTCGGCAGCGGCGGCAGCGCACGGCTGGTCACACCGGAGCTGTCGGGTTCACTGCTCCCCGGGATCACCCGGAATTCGTTGCTGCAGTTGGCAACCGATGCGGGGTTCACGGTCGAGGAGCGCAAGATCGACGTCGACGAGTGGCAGAAGAAGGCCGCCGCGGGCGAGATCACGGAGGTCTTCGCCTGCGGTACCGCGGCCGTCATCACCCCTGTCTCGCACGTCAAGCACACCGACGGCGAGTTCACCATCGCCGACGGCGAACCGGGCGAGATCACGATGGCGCTGCGCGACACGTTGACCGGCATCCAGCGCGGAACGTTCGCCGACACCCACGGCTGGATGGCCCGGCTGTCCTGA